The Spirosoma sp. SC4-14 DNA window AAGGCGTCTGGTAACGGGGATGAATGCGGACAGCGGCTCTAAAAAACAGTCCATCGCGGGCCATTGCAAAGAAAACACGGGCAGGCATCAGAATCGATGCATTCGTCGAGTTGGAGGTTGTTACCAGAATCAGTATCGAAATAAAAGTGGCTCCGGCCCATCCAGCGGCCTGTCGAACAACTTCAACGGCGGCAATTTTGCCGGGTGTGGCGGCCAACTGCGCCAGCGAATCAATGGGTAACACATAGACATAAACGGCATTCAGCAGCACATACAGGGCAATCACGATACTGGTTCCAACAGTAAGCGCTATAGGTAAATTTCGCTGAGGATGCTTGATCTCTTCGCCAATATAGCCAATCTGATTCCAGCCTTCATAACCCCAGAAAGCGCCAAGCGAGGCCACAACGAGCGAGCCCAGCAAACTGCCATGCGTGGCGCTGTGTTGAGTGGCTACTGATCGGGTAAGGTGAGAAAGACTTCCCGATTCGGCCGTAAATCCCAGAAAGGCAATGATGCCGACAGCCAGAAATGTCAGGTAAATCAGGGCTCTGCTCAAGCCTTCAGCAAATCGTATGCCCCGGTAGTTGAGCAGACTTAGCAGGGCAATCAGCAGCGTTGCTACTCCTTTTACGGCAACATCTGCCGAATCGTCGGGCCAGCCAGTCAGCGATAACAACGATTGCCCAAAAATATGCGCCAGCGCAGCTATGGTTGCCGTTCGCATCACAGTGAAAGCACCCCAACCGTACAGAAATGCAAATAAGCGGCCGTAAACCTGTTTGAAATAGACATACTCGCCACCCGATTGCGGAAACATACCGGCCATCTCGGCATACGTCAATGCGCCAGCCAGGCTAACGATGCCCGCAGCAACCCAGCAGCCAAGCACTAGCATCGGCGAACCTAATTCAGCAGCCATCGGGGCTACTTTTTTAAACACGCCTGAGCCAACTATGCCACTAACAACCAGTAAAATGGCTGGACGAAGCGCAATGCTACGAGCAAGTTTTATCATATGGTTAAGAAAATTTTGTTCTTGCTGTTGTTAGTGTAAATGACTGTGTTATACTATTATATCGTTGTTGAATTCAAGTAATTGATTAATACTGGCAGGTAGTGGGCAATACCTTTGTAGGCAATCATTGCAGGTGGAGTCGTGCGGAGTACGTTTAGAAGTTGCCGGGCTGCTTCGGGTCGTTCGGCCAGCTCACGATCAAGCCGGTTCTGGTAAGTATGGATACCAAATAAAATTGCCCCCGAATTTGGTAGCCGGGTTAATGTTTGCCGTTCAATGCGCAGGTAAAGCTGTTTGCTGATCGTCTCAACTGTCATCGTGGGTAGTTGGTCGGCCAAAAGCTGGTTAAGGGATTCAGTATGCCGACAAGTCATGTCGAGTTGATCGGTATGTTTGATGCTCCAGTTTAATCGCCAGACCGGACGTTCGGCGGGTAGCCGTTGCATGAGTTTTTGAGAGGCCACCATCATTGGTTCTACAATTGGAACAATGGGCGCATGAATTTGCCAGAAGGGAAGTCCTATTTTTTCATCGAGGCACCAGCCGTTGCCAAAGCATAGCTGACCTGCTATCAGGGTTATGTCGTTGCCCGATAGTACTACCAAATCTTCCTGAACCTGCCGACCAACCCAGTCGAGGGGAGCCAGAGGCAGCGAATCTATAATCCCAGGCCTGAACGAGGTCTCTTCATTCAATAGTCTGTTTTGCCAGAGCCAGTTGGTACCGGTCTGCTTCAGTGAAAACCACTCGGGATAGCTTCGGATTAACTTGTTCAGAATCAGCGTAACAGCATCCCATTGGGCCGTTTCTGAATGAGGAAGGGCCTGAAAATAGTACCTCGGGTACTCATCCAAAAGCGCACGCTTGCGAGCAACGTCCGATTGGTAATCAGCATCTACTTCAATGAGCCGATCGGCATCGGTCATCGATATTGTGCCCATTTTATCATTAAACCGCTGGCCGAAAGGGAAATAAGGCAACATGAAGATAATGGTATACAGTTTACCGATAGTTACTAAGCCCCAGTCCGCTGCCGCCAGAAGGCAGAAGATGCCCATCTTTAAGCGTAAATCCACCCGATACGATGTCTTCGGCCAGGTCGAAGCTGCCATCGAGGTCAATATACCGGGTATTGGCACAACTAAAAGCAGCGTGCAGGGCAGCCGTAATGCTGATCCGGCTTTCGTCGTTGCAACCCCAGAAAAGCGAGATGCCTGCCGAACGGGCAATTGTTGCGATGTCGAGCGCGGCCCGAATTCCGCCACACTTCATTAGCTTAATGTTGTAGATGCCAAATGGGTGGGGTCGATGAGCCAGTGTTATAGCCGCTGCCGGACCTTTTAACGACTCATCAGCTGCCAGCCGCTGCCGGATTTCGGTTGGCAAACACAACAGATCCTGTTCCAAACCAACAGGTAGGGGTTGTTCAATCAATTCAACATTGGCACATTGTGTAGCATTTACGAACTGGGTCAGATCCGTCAGGGTGTATCCCTGGTTGGCATCAACGCGAATTGTGACCATGTTGCCATATCGCTCCCGAAGTTTTAGCGTTCGCTCAATGTCTTCAGCAACGTTCAACCCGGTTTTGACTTTAAGCACCCGAAACCCCTGACGAAAATAACCCTCTGCTTCACTAAGCGTGTCGTCTACATTCATGATGCCAATGGTGACGGAGGTAGGCAACGACTGGATTTTTTGCCCATAAAAGGCCAGTACGGGTATACCCAGATACTGACAGAAGGCATCGTGTAGGGCAATATCGACAGCCGCCAGGGTACCCGGAGCGGCTGAAAATTGCTGGTTAACACCGTTAAGTAGCCCATAAAAGGCTCTGATGTCGGAGTTCGTCAGGCTATTTACCCATTCGCTTTGCAGGTTTTGCAACGTTTGTTCCGGCGATTCGCCCACCACATCCGGGTCAGGATTGGCGGCTCCCAATCCGACCATTCCATTGTCCAGTTCAATTTCCAGAATGACATTTTCCACGGATGAAATGGTCTGGTAGGCTATGGTATAGGGTTTCGTCAGCGCCAGATTCTGGCGGTAGCTTCGAATGGCTTTAATGCGCATGGGAGCTGACAGTTAGCGTTTGCAGAATGGGTAAAATAGGGGCTACCCCTTCTGTCAGTGGTAAGAGTACCGGAATGCCAAGGCGCTCGGCATAGGCCTGCTGGAAAGCAAGGGCTTCGTCGTGGCTACAATCTTCGGTGTTAATCGCCAGTGCAATAACAGTCGATCCGTAGGCTTTTATCAGGGCAATTTCCGATTCAACGGAAGGAATTTCGCCCCAGGCCGGAATGTGGTCATAGTAGGTGCGTTTGGGCGCATGAACGAGCACCACATGGCGGGCATTGCCCGATACCAGAAACTCCGAACCACAAGGGCCGCTGGGGTTTCGTAACGAAGCCTGTCCTTCAATCAGGAGCACATCGGCACCAGTCTCGCGCCAGCAGGATACCAGCGCATGTTCAAGTTCGCCCGAAACAAAATCGTTAAGTGTTGAGTCGAAAATAAACCCATATTTCCCGCCCTGAAGCCAGCCCGTTTGTCCCGTATAAATCATTTGTGCATTGATACCATTGCGTTTGCAGGCTTCGCGAATAAGTCGGGTTGTGGTTCGTTTGCCCAATGCACAGTCTGTTCCCAGAACGGCAATAATTGGCGCGGTGATCGAATGGATTTCGCCGGTCCAGAAGTGAAGCTCATGACGAGGTTTCGGCTGGCGCACATCAATGAGCTTTGCGCCATGTTGCCGGGCCAGTTCGACCAGATCTGGTTTCTCGTTCAGAAATTCGTGTAGACCATTAACAATAGATAGTCCATTCTGCAAACCATGCCTGATTGCCGTCAGCATGGTTGGGGGTAAAACGCCACCACTGGTAGCGACGGCGACAAGGGCAAACGACACCGACTCCAGGTGGGCCAGAGCATCGGCAACGGATGCGAAAATGGGAATATTTCGGTGCTTGCCATCCAGTACCATTCCCGCATCCTGTCCGGCGGTTGGTGCATCAACGACCCCAACAATTGTATAGCGTTCGGTACCCCGAATCAGGCCGTGGGCAGTTTTAGCATCGGTGGTCGATAATAGGCCATCGGTAAGCAGAAGGGCCCGATTGTTCAGCATAACGTGTAAGGTAAACGACTTTTTGGGCTAAGATGGCAAATTTGGCGAAATAAACCACGCCATATGCCGTATATTGGCCTAACTTTCTTCTGTACTATGCCAAAAGTTCAATACCATCTGATTCGTATCGGAGTCGTCCTCTTGTTATTGGTCTGCCCTAAACTAATGCGTGCCCAGCGAGTATCGGACCGGCTGAAAACGCTCGACTCGGTATTGACCGTTCTACACCAGCAGGCCATGTTCAACGGAGTCGTTCTAGTGGCTGAAAACGGCAAAATTCGATATGCAAAAGCTCTCGGTACCGCCAATGTGGCTACTCATGAGCCCTTAACAACAGCTTCTGCCTTCAATCTGGCGTCGGTCTCAAAACAGTTTATTGCCATGATGATCATGCAGTTGCAGGAGCGTGGAAAACTGAGCTACGATAAGCCCGTTCAGACCTATTTACCCAAATTCCCCTATGAAACGATTTCGGTTCGGGATTTGCTGAATCACACGTCCGGTTTGCCCGAATACTTCGATCTGGCGCAGCGGTATCTGGGGCCACTCGATACATTGACGAACGATGGTATGCTGCAGTTACTGCATCAGTACAAGCCACCGCTCGTTTTCCAGCCCGGTGATCGCTGGGAATATTGCAATACGGGCTATGTAGTGCTGGGTTCACTCATAGCCAGCGTTAGCGGGATGTCCGTCGAGAATTTTTTCGATCAGCAGATTGCGCGACCCCTGAAACTCAAACATACCTATGTATACTACCATAACAGCCATACTACACCCCGAAATCGGGTGTTTGGATTTAAACGGGAGAATGGTAAAAACTGGCCCGACGATCTGATTCGACTGGACGGTGTTGTTGGCGATGGAAATGTGTATGCGTCGGCCGAGGATTTGCTGGCCTGGGACCAGGCCTTGTATACCGAAAAATTAGTAAAAGCCACTACCCTGCGGGATGCCTTTACACCCACCAAACTGAACGACGGATCAACGTATCCGTACGGCTTCGGCTGGATGATTGAGAACAATGGAAAGGTGTTGATGCACACCGGTAGCTGGGTTGGTTTCCGAACGTTGATTGTTCGTTATACAGATAAAAAACAGACCCTGATTGTGCTGACAAACGGCGCTAATGCGGCTGGCCGGATTTCGTGGGAAATTCTGGAGGGCAAACAAACCCAACTTCCTGCAACGCAACTAATCACGAATATTCGCCTGATTGATGGTACCGGAACGGCGGCCCGAAAGGCTGCTGTTCGCCTGCGAAATGATCGGATATGGGAGGTTGGGGAACTGACTCCATTTCCTGGTGAATCTGTAACCGACGGACGTGGGTATGTACTATCGCCCGGCTTTATCGATAGCCATAGTCATCATGACCTGAGTGCACGGCCAGATGCATTACCGGTTTTAAATCAGGGTGTTACAACGATTGTAATAGGGCAGGATGGGGGCGGTATGCCGTTCGATAGTTTGCTTGCCCGTCAGCAACGACAACCGTCGGCCGTCAATGTAGCCAGTTATACGGGCCATGCCCTGCTTCGCCAGCGCGCTATGGGTGTCAACGGATTATACCGAACGGCCAAACCCGATGAACTGAAAAAGATGAACGAACTTCTGCGCGGGGAAATGCAGAAAGGGTCGCTGGGCTTATCGACCGGGCTGGAATATGAATCCGCTTTTTTCTCCAACCGCGATGAAGTAATTCAACTGGCGCAAACCGTTGCTGATTCGGGTGGGCGCTATATCAGCCACATCCGTAGCGAAGACATTACGTTCGATGAGGCACTGGATGAAATTATCCAGATTGGGCGTATTACCCGAATGCCGGTTCAGATCTCGCACCTTAAAATAGCCCTGCGCGACAAGTGGGGACAATCGGCCAGTGTACTGGCCAAACTGGAACAGGCACGGGCAGAAGGTGTAACCATCACTGCCGACTGCTATCCGTATGATTACTGGATGTCGACCCTGCGGGTCTTATTCCCCAAACGCGACTACACCAATCTGGCCAGTGCTGATTTTGCCGTGAAGCAGCTATTTGACCCCTCTCAGTCGGTATTGGTTCGGTTTGCGGCCAACCCGACCTATGCCGGAAAAACGGTCGGTGGCATAGCTCAGCTTCGTCAGCAAACGCCTGCTCAAACGTTGATGGGGCTGGTTGCGGAAGCGGCCGCTTTCTCCGAAAAAAATCCTGAGGCCGGTGGTATTGAAGGTATTATGGGGAAATCGATGGATGAGCCCGATGTGAAAAATTTCCTGGCCTGGCCCCATACCAATATCTGTTCGGATGGGGCTAATGATGGGCATCCGCGCGGTTACGGCGCTTTTACACGGGTATTGGGCCGGTATGTGCGAGATCAAAAACTAATGCCACTCGAAACGGCCATCCAGAAAATGACGAGCCTTTCTGCCGAACACCTTGGCCTGAAAAACCGGGGTATTATTGCGCCGGGCTATTTTGCTGATCTGGTTCTGTTTAATCCCGACACCGTTCAGGACAACGCCCGGATTGGCGACAATAAAGCCTTGTCTACAGGCATCGAAGCAGTTTGGGTCGCTGGCCAACTGGTTTATAAAGACCGGAAGGTTACGGGAGCGCGGCCGGGTGTGCTAATTCGGCGGTAATGGCTAGCTAAGCTGTTTCTACGGCAGAATGCTTATTTTTGTGGCCGATTTACGGTAAGAAATGACGAGTCAACCCTGCTGGAATGAACCTCCGTCACACCGTAAACCGAATACCATAAACCGAATACCACTTTGATTCCTGCCGTTGATGCGCTGCTGAAAGACATCCGTAACAAGCGGATTGCTCCTGTTTATCTGATTCATGGCGATGAACCATTTTATCTGGACCGTATAGCTGAAGAACTCGAAAAAATTGCTATTCCGGTTGCCGAGCGTGGATTTAACCAGTTTATACTATTCGGGAAAGATACCGATGTGGGGGCTGTGCTGAATTACGCCCGGCGGTATCCGTTTATGGCCGAACGACAATTGGTTATCGTGAAAGAAGCCCAGCAAATGGGCGGTATTACCGATAAATCGGCCTTAACACTGCTCGAAGACTACGCTCTGAATCCGCTCGATAGTACGATTCTGATGATCTGTTATACGCGGGAAGAGGGTAAGCCAGCCCTCGACGAACGGAAATCGTGGGTAAAAGCCTTCGGTGCCAAAGGGAAACTGCTGGGTATCAAAAAACTGTATGACGATAAAATTCCCGATTGGGTTGGGATGTACTGCCGGGAGCAAGGCGCAAAGGTGAGTCCGAAAGCCTGTCAACTGCTGGCCGACCATATCGGAAACGATCTGAAACGGTTGGCGGGTGAAATCGATAAAATTCTGATTAACCTACACGTTGGCGAAGAAATTTCGGCAACAACCGTCGAACGGCTGGTGGGTATCAGTAAGGAATATAATGTATTTGAACTGCAAAAGGCGCTGGCTCAGCGCGATATTGTAAAGGCTAACCAGATTGTTGCGTATTTCGGCCATAATCCGAAAGACAATCCACTGGTTGTCATTCTGGCCCAGCTCTTTAGTTATTTCAGTAAAGTATTGCTGGTGCAGGCATCGAAAGACCAGACCGATAAAGGGCTGGCTCCCTTGTTAGGGGTCAATCCTTTTTTCGTCAAAGACTACCTGTCAGCCGCTCGAACTTTTCCCTTGCCCAAGGTTGCCGATATTCTTCATGCCATCCGTCGGGCCGATGCCCGTAGTAAGGGCATCGATACACCAACCATGAATGAAGGCGATATCCTGCGTGAACTAGTGTTTGAGGTGTTACACTAATCCCTATCGTTTTTTGGCAAATGGTTGCCAATGCTCAAAGCCGTTGTGAGCCCACAGCGGCTTTGAGCATTGGAATAAATGAGATTGAATGGAATCGCTACTAACTTTAACTTATTCATGATAATGGCCGATTTTCCGATAAAAACGGCTCGTTTTTAGTAGCTGTCAATTCTTTTTTTTATTATTGCAACATTGTTGCATAAATAAAAGCACTAGCAGGTGCAGAATAAAAGAGTTGATGCGAAAGCTCGTACAAATTTGGTGGGTAGTAGGGCTGATCGGTTATTCGGTGTCGCCAGCGTGGAGTCAGTCGGGCGTTTGTAACGAAGTCCTGACTGGTCGAATTGTTGGGCAGGATACCGGTGCCCCACTCGTAGGGGCAACGTTGTACGTACGGGAACTGTCAACCGGTACCGTTACAGATTCAAGCGGAAATTTTCGGCTGTCGAATCTCTGTTCTGGTAAGTATACACTTGTTTATCAGTTCGTTGGTTATAAAACGCTGACCACTTCGGTGTCGGTTGGAGCCAGTGGCTCCGCTACCGTTGGAGCCGTGTCGTTAGTACCCGATAATCAGACGTTACAGGAAGTTGTTGTAACCGAACACCGGTCGGAAGCGCAGCAACTGCTACAGGTTCAGAGCAGTATATCAGGAAATGCGCTCGACCAGACACGTGGCCAATCGCTGGGGGAGAGCCTGAAAGCCATAACGGGGTTATATTCCATTCAGACAGGGCCTAGCATTTCCAAGCCCGTTATTCACGGTTTATACAGTAACCGGATCATTATCCTGAACAACGGCATTCGGCAGGAAGACCAGCAGTGGGGCACCGAACATGCACCCCAGGTCGATCAGTTTTTAGCGTCCCGACTGACGGTGATCAAAGGAGCGGCCAGCATTCGCTATGGTTCCGATGCCATTGGTGGGGTTATTCTGGTTGAACCCAAAGCCATGCCCACTCAACCGGGTGTGGGGGGCGAACTGAATCTGGTGGGCGCTACCAATGGTCGGCTGGGAGTGGCGTCGGGTATGCTGGAAGGTGCATTTGGTAAAAAACTGACTGGGTTAAGCTGGCGCCTTCAGGGCACGCTTAAAGAGTCGGGCTACGTAAAAACACCACACTATTACCTCGAAAACACAAGCTATCGGGAGAAAAATTTCTCCGGCGATATACATTACGATCATCACAACTGGGGAGCCGAAGTATTCTATAGCCGATTCGATACAAAAATTGGCCTTTTTACGGGCGCTCAGGTCGGTAGTCTGGCCGATTTATATGCGGCTATCGGTCGGTCGGAGCCGCTCGTAAAGCCGGGCTTTTCGTACAACCTCGGGCGGCCATACCAGGCCGTAGAGCATGAGCTGTTTAAAGCACGAGCCTATCTCCGGGCTGGCCGGGCCGGAACCTTCACGGCCACGTTTGCCCGGCAGCAAAACACGCGTCGCGAATACGATTATGTGTCGTTCAGTGGCATTCTTACGCCCGAGTTGTATCTCAAACTTGTCACGCACACGTTGGATCTGGTCTGGGAACGTCGGCCCACGAAAACCGCCAACGGTGGTCAGTGGTCGGGCAGTGCGGGCTTCAATGGAATCACGCAGGGGAATGTGCGGCAGTATCTGTTCCTGATTCCCAACTTCCGAAACTACGGAGCGGGCTTGTTTGCTATCGAACGCTATGCCACCAATCGCTGGACACTGGAAGGCGGCTTGCGTTATGATTATCGCTGGCTGCGAGCCTACTTCCTGAATGACGTTACGAAACAGGTCTACTACACAACCCACAACTGGCAGAATATCAATGGCTCTCTCGGCGCGGCCTATCAGCTACGTCCCGATCTGACGCTAACGGCCAATGTCAGCACCGCGTGGCGGGCCCCTAACGTGGCCGATTTATACTCAAACGGCCTTCACCAAAGTGCCGTAGCCTACGAGCGGGGGAATCCGAATCTGCAACCCGAACAGGCCTACAATAGCAACCTGGTGCTGGCGTATGCTGGCCATCGGTTCAGTGGTGAAATCGGCCTATATAACAATCTGATTGACAACTACATTTATCTGAAGCCCGATTCGGTACCGCTGGTGCGTCAGCGGGGGGCTTTCCCGGCCTATACGTATACACAGGTCCGCGCAACCTTTCGGGGACTGGATGCGACGCTGACCTATAAGTTTACGGATCAGCTCGCGCTGACCAGCAAAAACTCACTGCTTTGGGCCTATAATCAGACCGACCGTGCTTATCTGGTGTTTATTCCCCCCAATCGCTCCGATAATAGGCTGCAGTATGACTGGGAGCGCTGGGGCAAACTAACCAATGCCTACATCGCCCTGAATGGATTGTATGTGGCCCGGCAGAACCGCGCTCCGGCTGTAACGCAACAGGAAGAAAACGGGCAGATCATCTTTACCGGCGATTTTGCCCCACCACCACCGGCCTACTGGCTTCTGGGAGCGGAAGTTGGTTTTACCACCCCGTTGGGTAAACAGTCGATGAGTGTGATCCTGAGCGGGACCAATCTGGCTAATGTTACTTACCGCGATTACCTGAACCGCTTTCGCTACTTCGCCGATGAGCCGGGACGTAGTATTATGTTGAAACTCAAATTGCCTCTATCGTTTCCCAAACGACCCTGATTGCTTTTACACCCTGTTTTTTGTTTTACTACTTACTTACAAAACGCTATGAATGCCTGGAAAATGCCGGTTGCCTGGATGAGTATGGTTGCCCTGCTGGTTGGTGGCTGTAACAAAGATGAGCAGAATGTGGCTCCAACGGATGATAATGAAGCCATTACAACCGCCACCCTGACCCTGGTCAACAAAGCGGTTCCGACCGATACGGTGCGGGCGACTATCGAAAACCTGAATACGACGGCCGACTTTAGTAAAGCGACGCTGAATCTGAAGGCCAATACGACCTATACGGGCACGATTGGTTTACTGGATAAAACAAAAACACCCGTTGTCGATGCTACGGAAGAAATCAGAGAAAAGGTGAATGAGCATTTATTCGTCTACACGTATTCGGCCACATCGGGCAGCCAAAATGCGTTGATCGTAACCATAACCGATAAAGACACCAATCCGGCACCAGGGCCTTATCCCGTTGGATTGTCAACCGACATGCAGACGGGCGCGGCCGGTACGGGTACGCTGAACGTGGTTTTACGACACCAGCCGAATGTGAAAGATGGTACACCGAATCCCGGATCATCGGATTTAGACACCAGTTTCCCGGTTGTGATTCAGTAATTGGGCAGTCCAGTCAATCGAACGTGTCTCTCATAACTCGATGGCAAAACGTCGCCGGGGAGTTTGGAGACACGTTTTGTCTGTATCGGAGTCACCGTAGCGGTCATACCATCTGAATGCATAAAAAAAGCCGTCACAATCTGTAACGGCCTCATTATCTATGTAGCGGGGAGCAGGATCGAACTGCCGACCTTAGGGTTATGAATCCTACGCTCTAACCAGCTGAGCTACCCCGCCTTGTTTGATGCCACAAAAGTAAGCAAAAATTAGCCTGAAGCAAAAAAGTACGTTGACTTTCGCAAAAAAAATCGTTTACCTTTGCTCAGACCGGTTTGACTTTGTTTGTTAGTGCATGGATAATGGGCTGACGTTCCGGTGTCTAGCCCTAGTGCCTTTTCTAAATTAGAAGACATGGAGAAATTGAAATTTGTTGCCGAATATGAGCTCCGGGCATCCCCCAAAATGCTATTCCCCTATATCAGTACGGCGTCCGGCCTCTCGCAGTGGTTTGCCAATAAGGTCAATACCATGCCCGAGCAGCGGTTCGACTTTCAGTGGGATAATGAGAGCCACATCGCGCGGCAGGTGTCCATGCGCCAGAACAAAGGCGTTCGCTTCGAATTTCTTGACACTGCCGAAAATGGTTCAGATAATAACTATATCGACTTTCGGGTCGACCAGTCGGAATTGACCCAGTCAACGTTTCTGCGGGTTACCGACTATTCATCAACGACCGACGAAGAAGAACTGCGGGACCTCTGGGATGGATTGATGGATAAACTGCGTGAAATTGTCGGTAGTTAAATTTTGTTAATCAGCGACCTGAAACCAATACCAAACCGTGTATAATGAACAATGTATAATGAGGTTAACGTTATACAACTAGTCTGCGCACATTAGCACTTGTTCATTATTGGTGATAATGAAAAAAATTGATAAGTTAATTCTCGGATCATTCTGGGGCCCTTTTTTCCTTACGCTTGGCGTCGTCATCTTTATCTTTCTGATGCGGCTGCTGATGTTTTATATTGATGATTTTGTTTCTAAAGACCTCGATTTAGCCACCTTTGGCCGTCTCCTGTTCTATTTTGCGCTGCTAACCATTCCAACGGCCCTTCCGCTGGCCATCTTGCTGTCATCGCTGATGACATTTGGGAACCTTGGTGAGTTTTTTGAACTGACCGCCATGAAAAGTGCCGGCATTTCACTTACCCGGGCCATGCGCCCCTTGTTACTGGTAGCCATCGGAATCAGTGCGTTTTCGTTCTGGTTCAACAATACGGTATCGCCCTGGGCTAATCTGAAAGGCTATAGCCTGCTCTATGATATTAAAACGGCCAAGGCAACGCTAAGC harbors:
- a CDS encoding DUF3445 domain-containing protein, which codes for MLPYFPFGQRFNDKMGTISMTDADRLIEVDADYQSDVARKRALLDEYPRYYFQALPHSETAQWDAVTLILNKLIRSYPEWFSLKQTGTNWLWQNRLLNEETSFRPGIIDSLPLAPLDWVGRQVQEDLVVLSGNDITLIAGQLCFGNGWCLDEKIGLPFWQIHAPIVPIVEPMMVASQKLMQRLPAERPVWRLNWSIKHTDQLDMTCRHTESLNQLLADQLPTMTVETISKQLYLRIERQTLTRLPNSGAILFGIHTYQNRLDRELAERPEAARQLLNVLRTTPPAMIAYKGIAHYLPVLINYLNSTTI
- a CDS encoding amino acid permease, whose amino-acid sequence is MIKLARSIALRPAILLVVSGIVGSGVFKKVAPMAAELGSPMLVLGCWVAAGIVSLAGALTYAEMAGMFPQSGGEYVYFKQVYGRLFAFLYGWGAFTVMRTATIAALAHIFGQSLLSLTGWPDDSADVAVKGVATLLIALLSLLNYRGIRFAEGLSRALIYLTFLAVGIIAFLGFTAESGSLSHLTRSVATQHSATHGSLLGSLVVASLGAFWGYEGWNQIGYIGEEIKHPQRNLPIALTVGTSIVIALYVLLNAVYVYVLPIDSLAQLAATPGKIAAVEVVRQAAGWAGATFISILILVTTSNSTNASILMPARVFFAMARDGLFFRAAVRIHPRYQTPSVAILFQAGWSIILVWSGSFDQLTDMLVFASFIFYGATALGVILLRQRQPDRERPYRVIGYPLVPLFFCGCCTLLVIMTLVNQPREALIGLGLIATGLPFYGFWRKRILFPELTE
- a CDS encoding serine hydrolase; this encodes MPKVQYHLIRIGVVLLLLVCPKLMRAQRVSDRLKTLDSVLTVLHQQAMFNGVVLVAENGKIRYAKALGTANVATHEPLTTASAFNLASVSKQFIAMMIMQLQERGKLSYDKPVQTYLPKFPYETISVRDLLNHTSGLPEYFDLAQRYLGPLDTLTNDGMLQLLHQYKPPLVFQPGDRWEYCNTGYVVLGSLIASVSGMSVENFFDQQIARPLKLKHTYVYYHNSHTTPRNRVFGFKRENGKNWPDDLIRLDGVVGDGNVYASAEDLLAWDQALYTEKLVKATTLRDAFTPTKLNDGSTYPYGFGWMIENNGKVLMHTGSWVGFRTLIVRYTDKKQTLIVLTNGANAAGRISWEILEGKQTQLPATQLITNIRLIDGTGTAARKAAVRLRNDRIWEVGELTPFPGESVTDGRGYVLSPGFIDSHSHHDLSARPDALPVLNQGVTTIVIGQDGGGMPFDSLLARQQRQPSAVNVASYTGHALLRQRAMGVNGLYRTAKPDELKKMNELLRGEMQKGSLGLSTGLEYESAFFSNRDEVIQLAQTVADSGGRYISHIRSEDITFDEALDEIIQIGRITRMPVQISHLKIALRDKWGQSASVLAKLEQARAEGVTITADCYPYDYWMSTLRVLFPKRDYTNLASADFAVKQLFDPSQSVLVRFAANPTYAGKTVGGIAQLRQQTPAQTLMGLVAEAAAFSEKNPEAGGIEGIMGKSMDEPDVKNFLAWPHTNICSDGANDGHPRGYGAFTRVLGRYVRDQKLMPLETAIQKMTSLSAEHLGLKNRGIIAPGYFADLVLFNPDTVQDNARIGDNKALSTGIEAVWVAGQLVYKDRKVTGARPGVLIRR
- a CDS encoding DUF1611 domain-containing protein; amino-acid sequence: MLNNRALLLTDGLLSTTDAKTAHGLIRGTERYTIVGVVDAPTAGQDAGMVLDGKHRNIPIFASVADALAHLESVSFALVAVATSGGVLPPTMLTAIRHGLQNGLSIVNGLHEFLNEKPDLVELARQHGAKLIDVRQPKPRHELHFWTGEIHSITAPIIAVLGTDCALGKRTTTRLIREACKRNGINAQMIYTGQTGWLQGGKYGFIFDSTLNDFVSGELEHALVSCWRETGADVLLIEGQASLRNPSGPCGSEFLVSGNARHVVLVHAPKRTYYDHIPAWGEIPSVESEIALIKAYGSTVIALAINTEDCSHDEALAFQQAYAERLGIPVLLPLTEGVAPILPILQTLTVSSHAH
- a CDS encoding dipeptide epimerase; the encoded protein is MRIKAIRSYRQNLALTKPYTIAYQTISSVENVILEIELDNGMVGLGAANPDPDVVGESPEQTLQNLQSEWVNSLTNSDIRAFYGLLNGVNQQFSAAPGTLAAVDIALHDAFCQYLGIPVLAFYGQKIQSLPTSVTIGIMNVDDTLSEAEGYFRQGFRVLKVKTGLNVAEDIERTLKLRERYGNMVTIRVDANQGYTLTDLTQFVNATQCANVELIEQPLPVGLEQDLLCLPTEIRQRLAADESLKGPAAAITLAHRPHPFGIYNIKLMKCGGIRAALDIATIARSAGISLFWGCNDESRISITAALHAAFSCANTRYIDLDGSFDLAEDIVSGGFTLKDGHLLPSGGSGLGLSNYR
- the holA gene encoding DNA polymerase III subunit delta, whose protein sequence is MIPAVDALLKDIRNKRIAPVYLIHGDEPFYLDRIAEELEKIAIPVAERGFNQFILFGKDTDVGAVLNYARRYPFMAERQLVIVKEAQQMGGITDKSALTLLEDYALNPLDSTILMICYTREEGKPALDERKSWVKAFGAKGKLLGIKKLYDDKIPDWVGMYCREQGAKVSPKACQLLADHIGNDLKRLAGEIDKILINLHVGEEISATTVERLVGISKEYNVFELQKALAQRDIVKANQIVAYFGHNPKDNPLVVILAQLFSYFSKVLLVQASKDQTDKGLAPLLGVNPFFVKDYLSAARTFPLPKVADILHAIRRADARSKGIDTPTMNEGDILRELVFEVLH